The following are from one region of the Halarcobacter sp. genome:
- a CDS encoding sensor histidine kinase: MRIFFIFFIFLSNLYSSNLYDKLVDKFYISEDLQSYKQLTKTNYKQYNNIKLKQFSVKIVLKKEVLENSVYYVNVISDMDSLVYTNTKYTRINNTITIKLDKNTPNILYFQYKYKVPKRGEFRYSPMSEFEYKYIYYNEGILYGIAYGIIFCAFLYYLIISFSSRRKYFLYYSLMQLCVLISLICFTYFSFKPYISNFEQAFVDFFETTAFLFTLLFSKEVLNTKKIMPRFNLLINIFIVLNLVDLFAITIFKYSILYKYCSFYIGFLIPFVAGIIAIYNKNRYAIIYTIGWFMMVCFLFFIENFMFPLSGIYAIHIAAPLESMIFSFALGIMLKDLVEEQNEKEKLLIHKSKLISMGEMLNNIAHQWRQPLTHLGFINMNIQLSLEDKSIDKEYLKEKIEESNSQIDFMSDTINSFRDFYKPQKDKEFFYISQAVKNSIDIMKPLLGIYDIKLDFLVINDIKIKSYKNEYSQVILNLITNAKDELVLNKVKNPTIVIKVDSIDNKSLTTVCDNAGGIKEENINKIFEPYFSTKDSGSGIGLYMSKTIINSHFKGELVAQNKKMGACFSVKV; encoded by the coding sequence ATGCGAATATTTTTTATTTTTTTTATTTTTTTATCAAATTTATATAGTTCAAATTTATACGACAAACTTGTTGATAAGTTTTACATATCAGAAGATCTGCAAAGCTATAAACAATTAACAAAAACAAACTATAAACAATACAATAATATAAAACTAAAACAATTTTCAGTAAAAATAGTGTTAAAAAAAGAGGTTTTAGAAAATAGTGTTTATTATGTGAATGTGATTTCAGATATGGATTCTTTAGTTTATACAAATACAAAATATACCAGAATCAACAATACTATAACTATAAAATTAGATAAAAATACACCTAATATTTTATATTTTCAATATAAGTATAAAGTACCTAAAAGAGGAGAATTTAGATACTCACCTATGAGTGAGTTTGAATATAAATATATATATTACAATGAAGGGATACTTTATGGAATTGCATATGGAATAATTTTTTGTGCATTTCTTTATTATCTAATCATATCTTTTTCAAGTAGAAGAAAATATTTCTTGTATTATTCTTTAATGCAGTTATGCGTTTTAATATCTTTAATCTGCTTTACATATTTTAGTTTTAAACCATATATTTCAAATTTTGAACAAGCTTTTGTAGATTTTTTTGAAACTACTGCTTTTCTTTTTACTCTTCTTTTTTCAAAAGAGGTTTTAAATACAAAAAAAATTATGCCAAGATTTAATCTTTTGATAAATATTTTTATAGTTTTAAATTTAGTAGATTTATTTGCTATTACTATTTTTAAATACTCAATTCTTTATAAATATTGTTCTTTTTATATAGGCTTTCTTATACCTTTTGTTGCTGGTATTATTGCAATTTACAATAAAAATAGATATGCAATAATATATACAATTGGCTGGTTTATGATGGTATGTTTTCTATTTTTCATAGAAAACTTTATGTTCCCTTTAAGTGGTATTTATGCAATACATATAGCAGCTCCTCTGGAATCTATGATATTTAGTTTTGCTTTAGGTATTATGTTAAAAGATTTAGTGGAAGAACAAAATGAAAAAGAAAAATTACTAATTCACAAAAGTAAACTTATCTCAATGGGAGAGATGTTAAACAATATTGCCCATCAGTGGAGGCAACCTTTAACTCACTTAGGTTTTATAAATATGAATATTCAACTTTCATTAGAAGATAAAAGTATAGATAAGGAGTATTTAAAAGAGAAAATTGAGGAATCAAATTCTCAAATTGATTTTATGTCTGATACAATAAATAGTTTTAGGGATTTTTATAAACCACAAAAAGATAAAGAGTTTTTTTATATCTCCCAAGCCGTAAAAAACTCAATAGATATTATGAAACCTTTATTGGGTATTTATGATATAAAATTAGATTTTTTAGTTATAAATGATATTAAAATAAAATCTTATAAAAATGAATACTCTCAAGTTATTTTAAATCTAATAACAAATGCAAAAGATGAATTAGTTTTAAATAAAGTAAAAAACCCAACAATTGTCATAAAAGTGGATAGTATTGATAACAAGAGTTTAACCACTGTTTGTGATAATGCAGGAGGGATAAAAGAGGAAAATATCAATAAAATATTTGAACCATATTTTAGTACAAAAGATAGCGGTAGTGGAATAGGGCTATATATGTCAAAAACGATAATAAACTCCCATTTTAAAGGTGAACTTGTGGCTCAAAATAAAAAAATGGGAGCTTGTTTTAGTGTGAAAGTTTAG
- a CDS encoding YitT family protein, translating into MNQFKNLLFITFGSFCLSFSAVSFLNPNSIITGGGVGIAQLLYAIFPSITLGIWIAIVSVPLILIGMKFFGKGFVIKTLVSIALISIFTDLLKEVYVIPASTHETILASVFGGLLVGLGVGFVMLGKASTGGTTILAEVIAAKTRFKTSEILLVIDGLIMFSSIFVYGDVEKALFSIIGVYITSRIIDILLSGKPAQKAVTIVSNNINALSSKIHKNLGKHGTIVKGMSLNQQASKTLILVVVDISKLQLLKEIINEHDENAFLVVQEASELYGRDY; encoded by the coding sequence ATGAATCAATTTAAAAATCTACTTTTTATTACTTTTGGTTCTTTTTGTTTATCATTTTCGGCAGTTTCATTTTTGAATCCAAACTCAATTATCACTGGTGGTGGAGTTGGTATAGCCCAACTTCTTTATGCTATTTTTCCTTCTATTACATTAGGTATTTGGATTGCAATAGTTAGTGTTCCTTTAATATTAATTGGAATGAAATTTTTTGGAAAAGGGTTTGTTATAAAAACCCTTGTTAGTATTGCTTTAATCTCTATTTTTACAGATTTATTAAAAGAGGTATATGTAATACCTGCATCTACCCATGAAACTATTCTAGCTTCTGTATTTGGTGGACTATTAGTTGGTCTTGGGGTTGGTTTTGTTATGTTAGGAAAAGCTTCAACAGGTGGGACTACAATTTTAGCTGAAGTTATAGCAGCAAAAACAAGATTTAAAACTTCAGAGATTTTATTAGTGATTGATGGTTTAATTATGTTTAGTTCAATTTTTGTTTATGGTGATGTTGAAAAAGCTTTATTTAGTATTATTGGTGTATATATCACTTCTAGAATAATTGATATTTTATTATCTGGTAAACCTGCTCAAAAAGCTGTAACTATAGTATCAAATAATATAAATGCGTTATCTTCAAAAATACATAAAAATTTAGGTAAACATGGAACTATTGTAAAAGGTATGAGTTTAAATCAACAAGCAAGTAAAACTCTTATTTTAGTTGTTGTGGATATTTCAAAACTTCAACTTTTAAAAGAGATTATTAATGAACATGATGAAAATGCATTTTTAGTTGTACAAGAAGCATCGGAATTATATGGAAGAGATTACTAA
- a CDS encoding AraC family transcriptional regulator: MKKDTQNRHRQIANDIMHYIYKHIDTNLDLDELSIVFDISKFHMLRVFKKEFGQNIYEIIKTIRIQKASILLLTNKNSTITSIAQMCGYSSHGAFNRVFKKRFNMSPKEWRNNGYKKILDENLVINRFNIEPKIVKKGFEKVYYIRHKGYGEDIKFIWEKLNFCVLKNNIKEYKAIGYYHDIPLTLNLQECRYTAGIIVEDDSIDFPFSNFIMPEVVYAKFVFKGSYEHFFDFINWVHFNWLLNSGYETTPEPSFALYKNCNFLDDKQEFEVEYYISIEI, from the coding sequence ATGAAAAAAGATACACAAAATAGACATAGACAAATTGCAAATGATATTATGCATTATATATACAAACATATTGATACAAATTTAGATTTAGATGAGTTAAGCATAGTTTTTGATATTAGTAAGTTTCATATGCTTAGAGTATTTAAAAAAGAGTTTGGACAAAATATATATGAGATAATTAAAACTATTAGAATACAAAAAGCATCTATTTTACTTTTAACAAATAAAAACTCAACAATAACTTCAATCGCCCAAATGTGTGGATATAGTTCCCATGGGGCATTTAACAGAGTATTTAAAAAAAGATTTAATATGTCTCCAAAAGAGTGGAGAAATAATGGCTACAAAAAAATATTAGATGAAAACCTTGTAATAAATAGATTTAATATAGAACCAAAAATTGTAAAAAAAGGGTTTGAAAAAGTATATTATATTAGACATAAAGGGTATGGTGAAGATATAAAATTTATATGGGAAAAGTTGAATTTTTGTGTATTAAAAAACAATATAAAAGAGTATAAAGCAATAGGGTATTATCATGATATACCTTTAACTTTAAATCTTCAAGAGTGTAGGTATACAGCAGGAATAATTGTTGAAGATGATAGTATAGATTTCCCTTTTTCAAATTTTATTATGCCTGAAGTAGTTTATGCAAAATTTGTATTTAAAGGTTCATATGAACACTTTTTTGATTTTATCAATTGGGTACATTTTAATTGGTTATTAAATAGTGGATATGAAACAACTCCTGAACCATCTTTTGCTCTTTATAAAAATTGCAATTTTTTAGATGATAAACAGGAGTTTGAAGTGGAGTATTATATCTCTATCGAGATATAG
- a CDS encoding PepSY-associated TM helix domain-containing protein has translation MNNNLTKREHNKLLKQKLQRVHATTGISFSLIMYIALFFGIFAILLPFIQIWEKPSRHFKTPDITAINYSSMIDPVISNPDFPKNNIIITLPGFQHDPALKISHQFVEPIIFNPNTLQKVENEGDKSKLAEFLNKMHYGGPLKQFGYMIFGFMAVAVMFLVIGGLIQVILIKYKDNGKNNQSKFSKWHRKIFTWLFAPFIIITLTGALMNIGYSGSIPMTYLKSKGESFETWKYVGPILYPPIKHIEKTNNQVQMLPINELIKKAQKINPQIDFEKLTLINWKDETAIVKLEGYNPYMPFLNGITNKPSVTLSGKDGTLIEDRRVLDKHWSGLVYDTMFFLHLLFGVDTVTRLLIALLMIAATFALGFGVLLYLEKKARKFPKKIPVYNWMGKLSLAVMIGVIPATGLIFLLQWLLPYNIEDRFLLQKGIFFVFWIATLMWSFYRIESYKAAKEFLAIASVFFIMAPLIHFYNSGFSPIKLFKEDMTEILSVDIGLFTFGIILFYICKKLPANRNQAQRFWKNKL, from the coding sequence ATGAACAATAACTTAACAAAAAGAGAACATAATAAATTATTAAAACAAAAGCTACAAAGAGTACATGCTACAACAGGAATTAGTTTTTCTTTAATCATGTATATCGCACTATTTTTTGGAATATTTGCAATTTTATTACCATTTATTCAAATCTGGGAAAAACCATCTAGACATTTCAAAACTCCTGATATTACAGCTATAAATTATTCTTCTATGATTGATCCTGTTATATCAAATCCAGATTTTCCTAAAAACAATATAATTATTACTCTGCCTGGTTTCCAACATGATCCTGCACTTAAAATTTCACATCAATTTGTTGAACCAATTATCTTTAACCCAAATACTTTACAAAAAGTTGAAAATGAAGGAGATAAATCTAAGCTAGCAGAATTTTTAAACAAAATGCACTATGGAGGACCTTTAAAACAATTTGGTTATATGATATTTGGTTTTATGGCTGTAGCTGTAATGTTTTTGGTTATAGGTGGATTAATACAAGTTATATTAATAAAATATAAAGACAATGGGAAAAACAATCAAAGCAAATTTTCAAAATGGCATAGAAAAATTTTTACTTGGTTATTTGCGCCTTTTATTATTATTACATTAACTGGTGCACTTATGAATATTGGTTATTCAGGCTCTATACCAATGACATATTTAAAATCAAAAGGGGAATCTTTTGAAACTTGGAAATATGTAGGTCCCATACTATACCCACCAATAAAACATATAGAAAAGACAAATAATCAAGTGCAAATGTTGCCTATTAATGAATTAATAAAAAAAGCACAAAAAATCAATCCACAAATAGATTTTGAAAAACTTACATTAATCAATTGGAAAGATGAAACTGCAATTGTAAAACTTGAAGGCTATAATCCATATATGCCTTTTTTAAATGGAATTACAAACAAACCAAGTGTAACTCTTAGTGGAAAAGATGGTACTTTAATTGAGGATAGAAGAGTATTAGATAAACACTGGTCTGGATTAGTATACGACACAATGTTTTTCCTACACTTATTATTTGGTGTTGATACAGTAACAAGACTTTTGATTGCTTTACTTATGATAGCAGCAACTTTTGCATTAGGTTTTGGTGTATTATTATACTTAGAAAAAAAGGCTAGAAAATTTCCTAAAAAAATTCCTGTATATAATTGGATGGGGAAATTATCCTTAGCAGTTATGATTGGTGTAATTCCTGCAACTGGTCTTATATTCCTTCTTCAATGGCTATTACCATATAATATAGAGGATAGATTCCTCTTACAAAAAGGAATATTCTTTGTATTCTGGATTGCTACATTGATGTGGTCATTTTATAGAATAGAATCATACAAAGCTGCAAAAGAGTTTCTAGCTATAGCTTCAGTATTTTTTATTATGGCACCACTTATTCATTTTTATAATAGTGGATTTTCACCAATTAAATTGTTTAAAGAGGATATGACTGAAATACTTAGTGTAGATATTGGATTATTTACTTTTGGCATAATTTTATTTTATATCTGTAAAAAACTTCCAGCAAATAGAAACCAAGCTCAAAGATTTTGGAAAAATAAACTTTAA
- the serS gene encoding serine--tRNA ligase, with translation MIDIKLLQRDFENVAASLVKKGVDSEVLDNLKSLSEETKIKRQEMEDVTASQNKLSKEFGRYKKEKLDIAPLQAEINELKSKKQALEEEVRVLEENLSSIVLGVPNIPDEIVPVGKDEDENVVLETIGEKPSFDFEPKEHWDLDNGWLDFERGVKLAKSRFSAIRGQGARLERALINYMLDFNRSRGFEEWYVPFMANTNTLQGTGQLPKFEEDLFKIEGEDLYLIPTAEVQLTNLYNDEIIAVDELPLMLTSYTPCFRKEAGSAGRDTRGLIRQHQFDKVEMVAITKQEESDEVFEKMVSCASDLLTSLGLAHQKVMLCTGDLGFSATKTIDLEVWLPGQGKFREISSISNTRDFQARRAKIRYKDGKKNILAHTLNGSSLAVGRTLLAIMENYQQADGSVKIPEVLEKYM, from the coding sequence ATGATTGATATAAAACTACTACAAAGAGATTTTGAAAATGTAGCTGCTTCATTGGTAAAAAAGGGTGTTGATAGTGAAGTTTTAGACAATTTAAAAAGCTTGTCAGAAGAAACAAAAATTAAAAGACAAGAGATGGAAGATGTAACTGCTTCACAAAATAAGCTTTCAAAAGAGTTTGGAAGATATAAAAAAGAGAAGTTAGATATTGCACCTTTACAAGCTGAAATTAATGAATTAAAATCAAAAAAACAGGCTTTAGAAGAAGAGGTTAGAGTTTTAGAAGAGAATCTATCTTCAATAGTTTTAGGTGTTCCAAATATTCCTGATGAGATTGTTCCTGTTGGAAAAGATGAAGATGAAAATGTTGTATTAGAAACAATTGGTGAAAAACCATCTTTTGATTTTGAACCAAAAGAGCATTGGGATTTAGACAATGGTTGGTTAGATTTTGAAAGAGGTGTTAAATTAGCCAAATCAAGATTTTCCGCTATTAGAGGTCAAGGTGCAAGACTTGAGCGAGCACTTATAAACTATATGCTGGATTTTAATAGAAGCAGAGGTTTTGAAGAGTGGTATGTTCCATTTATGGCAAATACTAATACACTTCAAGGAACTGGACAACTTCCAAAATTTGAAGAGGATTTATTTAAAATAGAGGGTGAAGATTTATATCTTATACCAACAGCTGAGGTTCAATTAACAAATCTATATAATGATGAAATCATAGCAGTTGATGAATTACCTTTAATGTTAACATCTTATACTCCTTGTTTTAGAAAAGAAGCAGGAAGTGCGGGAAGAGATACAAGAGGACTTATTAGACAACACCAATTTGATAAAGTTGAGATGGTAGCTATTACTAAACAAGAAGAATCTGATGAGGTATTTGAAAAAATGGTATCTTGTGCAAGTGATTTATTAACTTCTTTAGGTTTAGCTCATCAAAAAGTTATGCTTTGTACTGGAGATTTAGGATTTAGTGCTACTAAAACTATTGACCTTGAAGTTTGGCTTCCTGGACAAGGAAAATTTAGAGAAATCTCATCTATTTCAAATACAAGAGATTTTCAAGCAAGAAGAGCAAAAATTAGATATAAAGATGGTAAGAAAAACATCTTAGCTCATACTTTAAATGGTTCATCATTAGCAGTTGGAAGAACTTTATTAGCTATTATGGAAAACTATCAACAAGCAGACGGAAGTGTTAAAATTCCAGAGGTTTTAGAAAAATATATGTAA
- a CDS encoding alkaline phosphatase D family protein, producing the protein MAKITRRDFLRISALTASTLIVSTAITGCSGGGDDTAFSLDFWNTIDVEFNHGVASGDPTTNSVILWTRITPLSDIDTVNLFYQVSEDEDFTTIVRSGNITTKKERDYTVKIDLQDLEENKIYYYRFKSNEKTSIIGKTKTISSNPSEVKMAVFSCSNYPNGYFNAYMEASKMQLDVALHLGDYIYEYGMYENDDGVTPAYATKNAIAIGRELPSDNNTELLTLEDYRKRYALYRTDIGSLALHQNLPVITVWDDHEIANDTYKDGAENHDSSEGEFDLRKEHALQAYFEWLPIRPFEDNNNEIIYRNFEFGNLVNLYMLDTRVLGRDKQLSYSDYFDNLANFDSTTFTQDLIDSSRTMLGSEQLAWLQNSLSNSTATWQVLGQQVLMGKMFLPAELLTMIAQLDSDISDAEKLVILNNLNTTITELIAIKTRILQSDPSLTVEEIARIETTIPYNLDAWDGYFYEREVILGTSKALGKNLVVLAGDTHNSWANEIKDQSGDLVGVEYAVTSVTSPGMEDYAGLSSLAAAQSFEAALTFLVDDLKYANLNQRGFMVVSFTKEEVNTTWYYVDNYDSTTYSLDQTRENNLKTKVNTNTIS; encoded by the coding sequence ATGGCGAAGATTACAAGAAGAGACTTTTTAAGAATTTCTGCATTAACTGCAAGTACACTCATAGTTTCTACAGCAATAACAGGTTGCTCAGGGGGAGGAGATGATACAGCTTTCTCTTTAGACTTTTGGAATACAATTGATGTAGAATTTAATCATGGTGTAGCAAGTGGTGATCCTACAACAAACAGTGTTATTCTATGGACTAGAATTACTCCTTTAAGTGATATAGATACTGTGAATTTATTTTATCAAGTTTCAGAAGATGAAGATTTTACGACAATAGTAAGATCAGGAAATATTACAACTAAAAAAGAAAGAGATTATACAGTAAAGATTGATTTACAAGATTTAGAAGAGAATAAAATTTATTACTATAGATTTAAATCGAATGAAAAAACATCTATTATAGGAAAAACAAAAACAATTTCAAGTAATCCTAGTGAAGTAAAAATGGCAGTTTTCTCATGCTCTAATTATCCAAATGGATATTTTAATGCATATATGGAAGCTTCTAAAATGCAGTTAGATGTAGCTTTACATTTAGGTGACTATATTTATGAATATGGTATGTATGAAAATGATGATGGTGTTACACCAGCTTATGCAACAAAAAATGCAATTGCAATTGGAAGAGAACTTCCAAGTGACAACAATACTGAACTTTTAACATTAGAAGATTATAGAAAAAGATATGCTTTATATAGAACAGATATTGGGTCATTAGCTTTACATCAAAACTTGCCAGTTATTACTGTTTGGGATGATCATGAGATTGCGAATGATACTTATAAAGATGGTGCTGAAAATCATGATTCAAGTGAAGGGGAATTTGATTTAAGAAAAGAGCATGCACTACAAGCATATTTTGAATGGTTACCTATAAGACCTTTTGAAGATAATAATAATGAAATTATATATAGAAATTTTGAATTTGGTAATCTTGTAAATCTTTATATGTTAGATACAAGAGTTTTAGGAAGAGATAAACAATTAAGCTATTCAGATTATTTTGACAATCTTGCAAACTTTGATTCTACAACATTTACACAAGATTTAATAGATTCTTCAAGAACAATGTTGGGAAGTGAACAGTTAGCTTGGCTACAAAATAGTTTATCAAATTCTACAGCAACATGGCAGGTATTAGGGCAACAAGTATTAATGGGAAAAATGTTTCTACCGGCTGAATTATTAACTATGATTGCACAGTTAGATTCAGATATTTCTGATGCTGAAAAACTTGTAATATTAAACAATTTGAATACAACAATAACTGAATTGATTGCTATTAAAACAAGAATATTACAGAGTGATCCAAGCTTAACAGTAGAAGAAATAGCGAGAATCGAGACAACTATACCATATAACTTAGATGCTTGGGATGGGTATTTTTATGAAAGGGAAGTGATACTTGGTACATCAAAAGCTTTAGGTAAAAATCTTGTAGTATTAGCAGGTGATACACATAACTCTTGGGCAAATGAAATCAAAGATCAATCTGGTGATTTAGTTGGAGTTGAGTATGCCGTAACATCAGTAACATCACCAGGGATGGAAGATTATGCAGGCTTATCTTCTTTAGCTGCTGCACAAAGTTTTGAAGCTGCGTTAACATTTTTGGTTGACGATTTAAAATATGCTAATTTAAATCAAAGAGGTTTTATGGTTGTATCTTTTACAAAAGAAGAGGTTAATACAACATGGTATTATGTTGATAATTATGATTCAACAACATATAGTTTAGATCAAACTAGAGAGAATAATTTAAAAACAAAAGTTAATACTAATACAATTTCATAA
- a CDS encoding EAL domain-containing protein, whose product MHNNQNISETFLKNASELSALYVEDNLDVAKVVQKLLKLFLSKIDHVSNGEEALSKFKSKSYDLILTDISMPKMNGIELIEKVREFDPHIPIIVVSAHGEQEYMFKAIQAGIDGFILKPLEPEQFKKVLFKAVEKTLIYKEHNKNLSILKQYQDITNKSSIISKTDPSGIITFVNENFLKVSEYAEEELIGRSHALIRHPDNSKEFFKDLWYTISRKKESWEGVIKNLSKTGKPYYVKTVIKPLLDEKGNVLEYIALRNDISEIMSEKKQLISSLESNNNSILIMIQIENFDILDKFYDTKTVEKIEHIYGTTLLNHMPHNQTFKKIYTLGDGCFAISEDYDKIIAEYPELDVEKQLHKFIKNTRNSTIKLENIDYDISVVVSYSIGTKNLYENVKYGIEKAIDENKNLIFANNLMKEAQITAKNNIETIQMVKKALDDSKIISFFQPIIDNSTKKVIKYESLVRLINENDEVISPYFFLDVSKKGSYYTKITNRVIENSFLILDHIKDNVSINISVLDIENDAIREKLITLVTKPQYKGRVTFELLEDEHIKDYQKVREFIRLVKDVGNAKIAIDDFGSGYSNFERLLVYSPDILKIDGSLIKNIENDEFSRNLVETIVVFAKKQGIKTIAEFVENENIYNILTALGVDYSQGYYFGKPEKLI is encoded by the coding sequence ATGCATAATAATCAAAATATTTCTGAAACTTTTCTAAAAAATGCAAGTGAATTATCTGCTTTATATGTAGAAGATAATCTTGATGTTGCTAAAGTTGTTCAGAAACTCCTAAAACTATTTTTATCTAAAATTGATCATGTATCAAATGGAGAAGAAGCCCTATCTAAATTTAAATCAAAAAGTTATGATTTAATATTAACTGATATAAGTATGCCAAAAATGAATGGTATTGAGTTAATTGAAAAAGTTAGAGAATTTGATCCCCATATTCCCATTATTGTTGTATCAGCTCATGGGGAACAAGAATATATGTTTAAAGCAATTCAAGCTGGAATTGATGGATTTATATTAAAACCCTTAGAACCTGAACAGTTCAAAAAAGTTCTTTTTAAAGCAGTTGAAAAAACTCTTATTTATAAAGAACATAATAAAAATTTATCAATATTAAAACAATATCAAGATATTACCAATAAAAGTTCGATTATTTCTAAAACAGATCCTAGTGGTATTATAACTTTTGTAAATGAAAACTTTTTAAAAGTATCTGAATACGCTGAAGAAGAGCTAATAGGAAGATCCCATGCTTTAATAAGACATCCAGATAACTCAAAAGAGTTTTTTAAAGATTTATGGTACACAATTAGTAGAAAAAAAGAGTCTTGGGAAGGGGTTATTAAAAACCTATCAAAAACTGGAAAACCCTATTATGTAAAAACGGTAATAAAACCACTTCTAGATGAAAAAGGAAATGTATTAGAGTATATTGCACTAAGAAACGATATTAGTGAAATTATGAGTGAAAAGAAACAACTTATAAGTTCGCTTGAATCAAATAACAACTCAATATTGATTATGATTCAAATAGAAAACTTTGATATTTTAGATAAGTTTTATGATACAAAAACTGTAGAAAAAATCGAACATATATATGGAACTACTCTTTTAAATCATATGCCCCATAACCAAACATTTAAAAAAATATATACATTAGGTGATGGTTGTTTTGCTATTTCTGAAGATTATGACAAAATAATTGCTGAATACCCTGAACTTGATGTGGAAAAACAATTACATAAATTTATAAAAAACACTAGAAATAGTACTATAAAACTTGAAAATATAGATTATGATATCTCTGTAGTAGTAAGTTATAGTATTGGAACAAAAAACTTATATGAAAATGTAAAATATGGGATAGAAAAAGCTATAGATGAGAATAAAAATTTAATTTTTGCAAACAATTTGATGAAAGAAGCTCAAATAACTGCAAAAAACAATATTGAAACAATTCAAATGGTAAAAAAAGCGTTAGATGACTCTAAAATAATATCTTTTTTCCAGCCTATAATTGATAATAGTACAAAAAAAGTTATCAAATATGAATCTCTAGTTAGGCTTATAAATGAAAATGATGAAGTTATTTCACCTTACTTTTTCCTTGATGTTTCAAAAAAAGGAAGTTATTACACAAAGATTACAAATCGTGTAATTGAAAACTCTTTTTTAATCCTAGATCATATAAAAGACAATGTTAGTATAAATATTTCGGTACTAGATATTGAAAATGATGCGATTAGAGAAAAACTTATAACTTTAGTAACTAAACCTCAATATAAAGGTAGAGTTACTTTTGAACTATTAGAAGATGAACATATTAAAGATTATCAAAAAGTAAGAGAATTTATTAGATTAGTTAAAGATGTGGGTAATGCAAAAATTGCAATTGATGACTTTGGTAGTGGATATTCAAACTTTGAAAGACTTTTAGTATACTCACCAGATATTTTAAAAATAGATGGAAGTCTTATAAAAAATATTGAAAATGATGAATTTAGTAGAAATCTAGTTGAAACAATTGTTGTGTTTGCCAAAAAACAAGGTATTAAAACTATTGCTGAATTTGTTGAAAATGAGAATATCTATAATATTTTAACTGCCCTTGGAGTTGATTACTCACAAGGTTACTATTTTGGTAAACCTGAGAAATTAATATAA